Proteins encoded within one genomic window of Saccharopolyspora pogona:
- a CDS encoding epoxide hydrolase family protein, translated as MASRDITPFRLDIPEHDLDDLRERLARARWTDEVPGLGWSYGPPLGYLRELAEYWRSGYDWRAQEARLNEFPQYTTEIDGENIHFLHVRSPRPDALPLVLTHGWPSSIAEYLDVIGPLNESFHLVIPSLPGYGLSGPTRATGWGANRVARAWAELMNRLGYERYGAQGGDWGTWISRELAILAPDKVIGVHTNGMITFPGGDPDEMAGLSDVDHARMGAWQRYTDELYGYKLIQSTKPQALAYPLADSPIGLLGWIVGVLKEWTDCEDTPEDAIDRDRILTTVMLYWLTTTAGSAARSFVETPDNSSKAEEEGVIAELQNGTVPHGVAVFPKDILAPVRPFAERINNIVRWTEYDRGGTFPAMEEPDLFANDVTAFFASLRR; from the coding sequence ATGGCCTCTCGTGACATCACCCCGTTCCGCCTCGACATCCCGGAGCACGACCTGGACGACCTCCGGGAACGGCTGGCCCGGGCCCGCTGGACCGACGAGGTGCCGGGGCTGGGCTGGAGCTACGGCCCGCCGCTGGGCTACCTGCGGGAGCTGGCGGAGTACTGGCGCAGCGGCTACGACTGGCGGGCGCAGGAGGCACGACTGAACGAATTCCCGCAGTACACCACCGAAATCGACGGCGAGAACATCCACTTCCTGCACGTCCGCTCGCCCCGGCCGGACGCCCTGCCGCTGGTCCTCACGCACGGCTGGCCGAGTTCCATCGCCGAGTACCTGGACGTCATCGGGCCGCTCAACGAGTCGTTCCACCTGGTCATCCCGTCGCTGCCGGGCTACGGCCTGTCCGGGCCGACCCGCGCCACCGGTTGGGGCGCCAACCGGGTCGCCCGGGCCTGGGCGGAACTGATGAACCGGCTCGGCTACGAGCGCTATGGGGCGCAGGGCGGCGACTGGGGCACGTGGATCTCCCGCGAGCTCGCGATTCTCGCGCCGGACAAAGTGATCGGCGTGCACACCAACGGGATGATCACCTTCCCGGGCGGTGACCCGGACGAGATGGCCGGGCTCAGCGACGTCGACCACGCTCGGATGGGCGCGTGGCAGCGCTACACCGACGAGCTGTACGGGTACAAGCTGATCCAGTCCACGAAGCCGCAGGCGTTGGCGTATCCGCTGGCGGACTCGCCGATCGGGCTGCTCGGCTGGATCGTCGGAGTGCTCAAGGAGTGGACCGACTGCGAGGACACGCCGGAAGACGCGATCGACCGCGACCGGATCCTGACCACGGTGATGCTGTACTGGCTCACCACCACTGCGGGTTCGGCGGCCCGGTCCTTTGTGGAGACTCCGGACAATTCATCCAAGGCGGAGGAGGAAGGCGTCATCGCGGAGCTGCAGAACGGAACCGTCCCGCACGGTGTCGCGGTGTTCCCCAAGGACATCCTCGCGCCGGTCCGCCCGTTCGCGGAGCGCATCAACAACATCGTGCGCTGGACGGAGTACGACCGTGGCGGAACCTTCCCGGCGATGGAGGAACCCGACCTGTTCGCCAATGACGTCACGGCGTTCTTCGCTTCGCTGCGTAGGTGA
- a CDS encoding NUDIX hydrolase has protein sequence MPKRDYYNDPDGPPANSIVVAVAAFVQDDTGRVLMIRRTDNDQYAIPGGAQDIGETVAQAAIRETAEETGIDIEVSGLIGVYSDPGHVIAYDDGEVRQEFSLCFRALPIGGTPRTSSESKEVHWVDPADIATLNIGRANRLRIEHGLQQRAEPYIG, from the coding sequence GTGCCCAAACGCGACTACTACAACGACCCCGACGGCCCGCCGGCTAACAGCATCGTCGTCGCGGTCGCTGCCTTCGTCCAAGACGATACAGGCCGAGTCCTGATGATCCGCCGAACCGACAACGACCAGTACGCCATCCCCGGAGGCGCACAAGACATCGGCGAAACCGTCGCACAGGCAGCCATCCGCGAAACCGCCGAAGAAACCGGCATTGACATCGAGGTCAGCGGCCTGATCGGAGTCTACTCCGACCCCGGCCACGTCATCGCCTACGACGACGGAGAAGTCCGCCAGGAGTTCTCCCTCTGCTTCCGCGCCCTCCCCATCGGCGGCACACCCCGCACCAGCAGCGAAAGCAAAGAGGTCCACTGGGTAGACCCCGCCGACATTGCCACGCTCAACATCGGCCGGGCCAACCGCCTCCGCATCGAACACGGCTTGCAGCAACGCGCCGAGCCCTACATCGGCTGA
- a CDS encoding helix-turn-helix domain-containing protein, translating into MGSWIDQYPVGEVPLARSSPTFRRRRLARRVRQLREEAGMTQEKAAAGLDMSTSALSRKETGEVATSVHEIRSMMDLYDAYDPDLLDLARAAREKPWWHAYGIRDRGYPDLETEACQVREFTLTYIPGLFQTEYYMRTLFETGNPGCAASFIENAIALRSARRELITRQDPLDYSVVIDEVVLRRPVGGAVAMRTQLLELRQYAELPNVSIRVLPISAGAHGGMESAFCLLSYAEPGEPDVVYVEHVAGSIFSSKAHDVRRAGVVFAELLDMALESGPSIDLVERIAREL; encoded by the coding sequence GTGGGATCATGGATCGATCAGTATCCGGTCGGGGAGGTCCCGTTGGCACGCTCGAGCCCCACTTTCCGCCGTCGCCGACTCGCGCGCCGAGTTCGCCAGCTGCGCGAAGAAGCCGGTATGACGCAGGAGAAGGCCGCAGCAGGCCTGGACATGTCCACGAGCGCCTTGAGTCGCAAGGAAACCGGCGAGGTAGCGACATCGGTGCACGAGATCCGCTCGATGATGGACCTCTACGACGCCTACGATCCGGACCTGCTCGACCTCGCCAGAGCAGCGCGGGAGAAGCCTTGGTGGCATGCCTACGGGATCAGGGATCGTGGCTACCCAGACCTTGAAACCGAAGCTTGCCAGGTCCGCGAGTTCACTCTCACGTACATACCTGGGTTGTTCCAGACGGAGTACTACATGCGCACCCTGTTCGAGACCGGCAATCCGGGATGTGCTGCGTCCTTCATCGAAAACGCTATTGCGCTGCGGTCGGCGAGGCGTGAGCTGATCACACGCCAGGATCCACTGGATTACTCGGTGGTGATCGACGAGGTGGTCTTGCGCAGACCAGTCGGCGGGGCGGTCGCCATGCGGACTCAGCTGCTTGAGCTCAGGCAGTACGCCGAACTTCCCAATGTCAGCATCCGAGTCCTACCGATCTCCGCCGGAGCGCATGGTGGAATGGAAAGTGCATTCTGCCTACTCAGCTATGCAGAACCGGGCGAACCGGATGTCGTCTACGTTGAGCACGTGGCAGGCTCGATCTTCTCCAGCAAAGCGCACGATGTGCGGAGAGCCGGAGTCGTCTTCGCAGAGCTGCTTGATATGGCGTTGGAGTCGGGCCCGTCCATCGACCTTGTCGAGAGGATTGCCCGCGAGCTCTGA
- a CDS encoding isochorismatase family protein — MPGIGAPQDSAAKLHAWRIEDREYARHEARRGRRFAFPSFAPTRTALVIIDMVPFFVTGNPYCRGIVPNIDRLAQVLRAAGGTVAWVLPAVTERTSAAEEFYGPDAEEAFRTAGGTGALAERVWREFTIHDDDVLVEKSAPSAFFPGRCALPELLTRRGIDTVLITGTVTNVAANPRPPTRAPWASA; from the coding sequence ATGCCGGGAATCGGAGCGCCGCAGGATTCGGCCGCGAAGCTGCACGCGTGGCGGATCGAGGATCGCGAATACGCCCGGCACGAGGCGCGCCGTGGCCGGCGTTTCGCGTTCCCCAGCTTCGCCCCGACCAGGACCGCGCTGGTGATCATCGACATGGTGCCGTTCTTCGTGACCGGCAACCCCTACTGCCGTGGCATCGTGCCCAACATCGACCGCCTGGCCCAGGTCCTCCGCGCGGCCGGTGGCACGGTGGCATGGGTCCTACCGGCGGTCACCGAACGGACGTCGGCAGCAGAGGAATTCTACGGCCCGGATGCGGAAGAGGCGTTCCGCACCGCGGGCGGCACGGGAGCGCTGGCGGAACGCGTCTGGCGGGAGTTCACGATCCACGACGACGATGTGCTGGTCGAGAAGTCCGCGCCCAGCGCTTTCTTCCCCGGCCGGTGCGCACTGCCGGAACTGTTGACGCGCCGCGGAATCGACACGGTCCTGATCACCGGGACGGTCACGAACGTGGCTGCGAATCCTCGGCCCCCGACGCGAGCACCCTGGGCTTCCGCGTGA
- a CDS encoding DUF397 domain-containing protein, whose protein sequence is MNKANSGPVAWRKSSRSVGSGQGGNCVEVAFAGPAVAVRDSKDPGGPVLAFPASSWAAFLARVAGR, encoded by the coding sequence ATGAACAAGGCAAATTCTGGTCCGGTGGCCTGGCGCAAGAGCAGTCGCAGTGTGGGCAGTGGGCAGGGCGGCAACTGCGTCGAGGTGGCGTTCGCCGGCCCTGCTGTTGCGGTGCGGGACTCGAAGGATCCGGGTGGTCCGGTGCTGGCCTTCCCGGCCTCGTCCTGGGCGGCGTTCCTTGCCCGGGTTGCGGGGCGCTGA
- a CDS encoding (Fe-S)-binding protein, with the protein MGAVQITLGGIAVVLGIVAWGMFAATIAKFVRIIRLGQQDGTRNGPVLARLATVVKEFAAHTRMNKFRNVGIWHWLVMWGFLIGSLALFEAYGEVFVPTWGWPILDDLAIFHLLMEVLGVGTVVGILVLIAIRQRNHPRRAGRVSRFQGSNFAWAYFIEAVVLIEGVGILGVRAAKSALGVHEMPLWAEFISGPIGSLLPASPNLVSFFAFVKLMSATVWLIVISRTMTMGIAWHRFSAFFNIYFKREADGDVALGAVKPMMSAGKPLDFEEADPDTDVFGAGKIEDFSWKGWLDFTTCTECGRCQSQCPAWNTGKPLSPKLLITSLRDHAYAKAPYLLAGGRKDMAGDEVGITGDDAEARLAKVDVLALAEAEKPLIGGPEEMGVIDPDVLWSCTSCGACVEQCPVDIEHVDHIVDMRRYQVMIESNFPTELGGMFKNLENKGNPWGQNAKDRLAWTENLDFEVPVFDGELADDVEYLFWVGCAGAFEDRAKKTTRAVAELLHMAGVKYTVLGPEETCTGDPARRAGNEFIFQMLAQQNVEVLNSVFEGREPGKRKIVATCAHCFNSLANEYSQLGGDFEVVHHTQLLNKLVREKRLVPVAPVAEDVTYHDPCYLGRHNKVYTPPRDLVGASGATFREMPRHADRSMCCGAGGARMWMEERIGKRINVERVDEALGTAPTKIATGCPFCKVMLSDGLTARQSEKVAPESVEVVDVAQLLLSAVKRGEKSAEDTAAPAGS; encoded by the coding sequence ATGGGCGCTGTACAGATCACGCTCGGCGGGATCGCTGTCGTGCTCGGCATCGTCGCTTGGGGCATGTTCGCCGCGACGATCGCCAAGTTCGTGCGCATCATCCGCCTCGGGCAGCAGGACGGTACCCGCAACGGCCCCGTCCTGGCCCGCCTGGCCACCGTGGTCAAGGAATTCGCCGCGCACACGCGGATGAACAAGTTCCGCAACGTCGGCATCTGGCACTGGCTGGTCATGTGGGGCTTCCTGATCGGCTCCCTGGCGCTGTTCGAGGCCTACGGCGAGGTCTTCGTGCCGACCTGGGGTTGGCCGATCCTGGACGACCTGGCGATCTTCCACCTCCTGATGGAGGTTCTCGGCGTCGGCACGGTCGTCGGCATCCTGGTCCTGATCGCGATCCGCCAGCGCAACCACCCGCGCCGCGCCGGCCGCGTCTCGCGCTTCCAGGGGTCCAACTTCGCCTGGGCCTACTTCATCGAGGCGGTCGTCCTCATCGAGGGCGTGGGCATCCTCGGCGTCCGCGCCGCGAAGTCCGCGCTGGGCGTGCACGAGATGCCGCTGTGGGCCGAGTTCATCTCCGGCCCCATCGGATCCCTGCTGCCGGCCAGCCCGAACCTGGTGTCGTTCTTCGCCTTCGTCAAGCTGATGAGCGCCACGGTCTGGCTGATCGTGATCTCCAGGACCATGACGATGGGCATCGCGTGGCACCGGTTCAGCGCGTTCTTCAACATCTACTTCAAGCGCGAGGCCGATGGGGATGTGGCGCTGGGCGCGGTGAAGCCGATGATGTCGGCGGGCAAACCGCTGGACTTCGAGGAGGCGGATCCGGACACGGATGTGTTCGGTGCGGGCAAGATCGAGGACTTCTCGTGGAAGGGCTGGCTGGACTTCACCACGTGCACGGAGTGCGGTCGGTGCCAGTCGCAGTGCCCGGCGTGGAACACCGGCAAGCCGTTGTCGCCGAAGCTGCTCATCACGTCGCTGCGCGATCACGCCTACGCCAAGGCCCCGTACTTGTTGGCGGGCGGCCGCAAGGACATGGCCGGTGACGAGGTCGGCATCACCGGTGACGACGCCGAAGCGCGGTTGGCGAAGGTCGACGTGCTGGCGTTGGCGGAGGCGGAGAAGCCGCTGATCGGCGGGCCCGAGGAAATGGGTGTCATAGACCCGGACGTGCTGTGGTCGTGCACGTCGTGCGGTGCGTGCGTGGAGCAGTGCCCGGTGGACATCGAGCACGTCGACCACATCGTGGACATGCGCCGGTACCAGGTGATGATCGAGTCGAACTTCCCGACCGAACTGGGCGGGATGTTCAAGAACCTGGAGAACAAGGGCAACCCGTGGGGCCAGAACGCCAAGGACCGCCTGGCGTGGACCGAGAACCTGGACTTCGAGGTGCCGGTCTTCGACGGCGAACTCGCCGACGACGTGGAGTACCTGTTCTGGGTCGGTTGTGCAGGCGCGTTCGAGGACCGGGCGAAGAAGACGACCCGCGCGGTGGCGGAGCTGCTGCACATGGCGGGCGTGAAGTACACGGTGCTGGGACCGGAGGAGACCTGCACCGGTGACCCGGCGCGGCGCGCGGGCAACGAGTTCATCTTCCAGATGCTGGCCCAGCAGAACGTCGAGGTCCTCAACAGCGTTTTCGAGGGCCGGGAGCCAGGCAAGCGCAAGATCGTCGCGACGTGCGCGCACTGCTTCAACAGCCTGGCGAACGAGTACTCGCAGCTCGGTGGTGACTTCGAGGTGGTGCACCACACCCAGCTGCTGAACAAGCTGGTGCGGGAGAAGCGCCTGGTCCCGGTCGCCCCGGTGGCGGAGGACGTGACCTACCACGACCCCTGCTACCTGGGCCGGCACAACAAGGTCTACACCCCGCCGCGGGACCTGGTCGGGGCCTCGGGCGCAACGTTCCGGGAGATGCCGCGGCACGCGGACCGCTCGATGTGCTGTGGCGCGGGTGGCGCGCGGATGTGGATGGAAGAACGCATCGGCAAGCGCATCAACGTCGAACGCGTCGACGAGGCGCTGGGCACGGCGCCGACGAAGATCGCGACCGGTTGCCCGTTCTGCAAGGTCATGCTCTCCGACGGCCTGACGGCCCGCCAAAGCGAAAAGGTCGCCCCGGAGTCGGTCGAGGTCGTCGACGTGGCCCAGCTGCTGCTGTCGGCGGTCAAGCGAGGCGAGAAGTCCGCGGAAGACACGGCCGCACCCGCGGGCAGCTGA
- a CDS encoding DUF5919 domain-containing protein has protein sequence MPNERLRDALLRNGITPEQVAEATKVDPKTVERWITRSRTPYPKHRHAVAAMVRESETYLWPDAIEPERSAEVSGSEIVKVYPHRHAVPRDLWTQLLDRATSEVEILVYVGMFLTEDRNILRKLTDKANNGARIRLLFGDPASVAITRRSSEENIGKSTISAKIRQALAFFEPVSSVEGIDVRYHGTTLYNSIYRYDDDMIVNPHVYGFQAPHAPALHLRRLSAGDLFETYSESFEAVWNAAKPPKW, from the coding sequence ATGCCTAACGAGCGGCTACGTGATGCTTTGCTGCGCAACGGAATCACACCTGAACAGGTAGCGGAGGCGACCAAGGTCGACCCCAAGACGGTCGAACGGTGGATCACACGGTCCAGGACCCCCTACCCCAAGCACCGTCATGCCGTGGCCGCGATGGTGCGCGAGTCCGAGACCTATCTCTGGCCCGATGCCATCGAGCCAGAACGCAGCGCGGAAGTCAGCGGTTCAGAGATCGTCAAGGTCTACCCGCACCGCCACGCCGTACCCCGCGACCTCTGGACGCAGCTACTCGACCGCGCCACCAGCGAAGTCGAGATCCTCGTCTACGTCGGCATGTTCCTCACCGAGGACCGCAACATCCTACGGAAACTCACTGACAAGGCCAACAACGGCGCCCGCATCCGGCTCCTGTTCGGCGACCCGGCAAGCGTAGCCATCACCCGCCGCAGCTCGGAAGAAAACATCGGTAAGAGCACCATCTCGGCGAAGATCCGCCAGGCCCTCGCGTTCTTCGAACCAGTCTCTAGCGTTGAGGGAATCGACGTCCGCTACCACGGGACGACGCTGTACAACTCGATCTACCGCTACGACGACGACATGATCGTCAACCCGCACGTCTACGGCTTCCAGGCCCCGCACGCCCCGGCCCTGCACCTGCGGCGACTGTCAGCGGGGGACCTGTTCGAGACCTATTCAGAGAGCTTCGAAGCGGTCTGGAACGCAGCCAAACCGCCGAAGTGGTAG
- the dcd gene encoding dCTP deaminase, protein MLLSDRDLRKELDDGRLELDPFDAAMIQPSSIDVRLDRFFRVFDNTRYTHIDPSKQQDELTSLVETPGDDPFVLHPGEFVLGSTFESVRLPDDLAGRLEGKSSLGRLGLLTHSTAGFIDPGFTGHITLELSNVANLPITLWPGMKIGQLCLFRLSSPADFPYGSKEAGSRYQGQRGPTSSRAYLNFRRTDTRR, encoded by the coding sequence GTGTTGCTGAGTGACCGGGACCTGCGCAAAGAGCTCGATGACGGTCGGCTCGAACTTGATCCGTTCGACGCCGCCATGATCCAGCCGTCGAGCATCGACGTCCGGCTGGATCGCTTCTTCCGGGTCTTCGACAACACCCGGTACACCCACATCGACCCGTCGAAGCAGCAGGACGAGCTGACGTCGTTGGTGGAGACGCCCGGCGACGATCCGTTCGTGCTGCACCCGGGCGAGTTCGTTCTCGGGTCGACCTTCGAGTCGGTGCGGTTGCCGGACGACCTGGCCGGCCGGCTGGAGGGCAAGTCGTCGCTGGGGCGGCTGGGGTTGCTCACGCACTCCACCGCCGGGTTCATCGACCCCGGGTTCACCGGTCACATCACGCTGGAACTTTCCAATGTGGCCAATCTGCCGATCACCTTGTGGCCGGGGATGAAGATCGGTCAGCTTTGCCTGTTCCGGTTGTCGAGCCCTGCGGACTTCCCGTACGGCTCGAAGGAGGCCGGGTCGCGCTACCAGGGGCAGCGCGGGCCGACGTCGTCGCGGGCCTACCTCAACTTCCGGCGCACCGACACCCGTCGCTGA
- a CDS encoding sigma-70 family RNA polymerase sigma factor yields MAELSDYELVELVRSGEKGAYGQLYQRHVTAAYRTAWQLSRSEAEADDLVSEAFANVLDSLDTGGGPTTAFRAYLLTTLRNLAYDRSRTARKVQLVADARNLAVQDSVAPVEDSSVNAAERTLAATAFARLPANWQKVLWHTEIEGRTPAEAAPLLGLRPNAVSALSYRAREGLRREYLNAHLAEVSDQRCRAVIDRLGGWARNALSKRDVIIVETHLNGCDRCRSLADEVAEVNSGIRAIIGPLALDQPTDAPALGRRPYRGKPQSLPPWLLLLLSALVLAIAMAFALSNPVPPNGRLTQPQIASTMDAHFGGMPVEMR; encoded by the coding sequence ATGGCCGAGCTCAGCGATTACGAATTGGTCGAACTGGTTCGTTCCGGCGAGAAGGGAGCCTACGGGCAGCTCTACCAGCGGCACGTCACCGCGGCCTACAGAACGGCATGGCAGCTCTCGCGTTCCGAAGCCGAAGCCGACGACCTCGTGTCCGAGGCATTCGCCAACGTCCTCGACAGCCTGGACACCGGCGGCGGGCCCACCACGGCGTTCCGCGCGTACCTCCTGACCACGCTGCGGAACCTCGCCTACGACCGCTCCCGAACCGCTCGGAAGGTCCAGCTGGTGGCGGACGCCCGGAACTTGGCAGTGCAAGACTCGGTGGCTCCCGTCGAGGACTCCTCGGTGAACGCGGCGGAGCGCACGCTCGCCGCGACGGCCTTCGCCCGACTGCCGGCGAACTGGCAGAAGGTGCTCTGGCACACCGAGATCGAGGGGCGAACCCCCGCCGAAGCGGCCCCGCTGCTCGGGTTGCGCCCCAACGCGGTGTCGGCGCTGTCCTACCGCGCGCGCGAAGGTCTGCGCCGGGAGTACCTGAACGCGCACTTGGCCGAGGTGTCCGACCAGCGCTGCCGGGCGGTGATCGACCGGCTTGGCGGCTGGGCCCGCAACGCGCTGTCGAAGCGCGACGTGATCATCGTGGAAACCCACCTGAACGGCTGCGATCGGTGCCGGTCGCTGGCCGACGAGGTCGCCGAGGTCAACAGCGGCATCCGAGCGATCATCGGGCCACTGGCGCTGGACCAGCCGACCGACGCCCCCGCCCTCGGCCGGCGACCGTACCGCGGAAAGCCGCAGAGCCTCCCGCCCTGGCTGCTCCTCCTGCTCAGCGCCCTGGTCCTGGCCATCGCGATGGCCTTCGCACTGTCCAACCCCGTGCCGCCCAACGGTAGGCTCACCCAGCCGCAAATCGCATCCACAATGGACGCTCATTTCGGGGGCATGCCGGTGGAGATGCGTTGA